The Erigeron canadensis isolate Cc75 chromosome 4, C_canadensis_v1, whole genome shotgun sequence genome window below encodes:
- the LOC122595021 gene encoding vacuolar iron transporter homolog 4-like, producing MALRVGLYLYFIHNLHIYHYSHILLVYIYILQGRGDSIFHNQLAGIIGHCLHSVHLIIYTTKYSIFCPAFTIMTARNDVCIGVNDRVATAEEFDYSQRGQWLRAAVLGATDGLISVASLMMGVGAVKQDVRAMILTGFAGLVAGACSMAIGEFVSVYSQRDVEAAQMKRENRLSESTGESGKEALPNPIQAAAASAFAFMLGAIMPLLAAAFIVDHKVRLGVVVATVTLALVFFGWIGAFLGRSPAVKSCFRIVIGGWMAMAITFGLTRWIGSTGL from the coding sequence ATGGCTTTGCGGGTAGGACTCTATCTTTACTTTATTCACAACTTACACATCTATCATTATTCACATATactacttgtatatatatatatcctacaAGGAAGAGGGGACTCTATCTTCCACAACCAATTGGCCGGTATTATTGGTCATTGTCTTCATTCAGTTCATCTCATCATATATACTACAAAGTACAGTATTTTCTGTCCTGCTTTTACCATCATGACTGCAAGAAATGACGTGTGCATTGGGGTAAATGATCGAGTGGCTACAGCTGAAGAGTTTGACTACTCTCAAAGAGGACAGTGGCTGCGTGCTGCTGTTCTCGGAGCCACTGATGGTTTAATTTCTGTTGCATCTTTAATGATGGGTGTTGGAGCTGTTAAACAAGATGTTAGAGCCATGATTCTTACGGGTTTTGCTGGTTTAGTAGCTGGGGCATGCAGCATGGCGATTGGTGAATTTGTTTCAGTCTATTCCCAACGAGATGTAGAGGCGGCCCAGATGAAAAGAGAAAACAGACTTAGCGAAAGTACTGGGGAAAGTGGGAAAGAGGCACTGCCGAATCCCATTCAAGCTGCTGCAGCATCTGCCTTCGCATTTATGTTAGGGGCCATCATGCCGTTGCTTGCTGCTGCGTTCATAGTAGACCACAAGGTCAGATTGGGTGTGGTAGTAGCCACAGTGACCTTGGCGCTTGTGTTTTTTGGGTGGATCGGAGCTTTTTTAGGAAGGAGTCCTGCTGTGAAGTCATGTTTCAGGATCGTCATTGGAGGATGGATGGCTATGGCCATTACTTTTGGATTGACCAGGTGGATAGGCTCTACTGGACTATAG
- the LOC122595024 gene encoding vacuolar iron transporter homolog 4-like translates to MSVQNDVCIPVSEDKSEWEVGQVTQVSLEESFDYSQRGQWLRAAVLGATDGLVSVASLMMGVGAVKHDVRAMILTGFAGLVAGACSMAIGEFVSVYSQRDVEVAQLKRQNIVTGDDNRSEKEALPNPVQAAVASAVAFMLGAIIPLLAAAFVMDHKVRLGVVVATVSLALVVFGWVGAVLGRSPVMKSCFRILVGGWMAMAITFGLTKWIGSTGL, encoded by the coding sequence ATGTCTGTACAAAATGATGTATGCATTCCTGTTTCTGAGGACAAATCCGAATGGGAAGTTGGCCAAGTCACCCAAGTGTCTTTAGAGGAAAGTTTCGACTACTCGCAAAGGGGACAGTGGCTCCGTGCTGCTGTTCTGGGAGCCACTGATGGTCTAGTTTCTGTTGCATCTTTGATGATGGGTGTTGGAGCCGTCAAACACGATGTGAGAGCCATGATTCTTACTGGCTTTGCTGGTTTAGTTGCTGGCGCTTGCAGTATGGCTATAGGTGAATTTGTTTCAGTCTACTCCCAACGAGACGTTGAGGTGGCCCAGTTAAAGAGGCAGAATATCGTTACTGGAGATGATAATAGAAGTGAGAAGGAAGCACTGCCGAATCCTGTTCAGGCAGCTGTAGCATCAGCAGTTGCATTTATGTTAGGTGCCATTATACCCTTACTCGCTGCTGCTTTTGTAATGGACCATAAGGTTAGGCTGGGTGTGGTGGTAGCCACAGTGAGCTTGGCACTTGTGGTTTTTGGGTGGGTTGGAGCTGTTTTAGGTAGGAGTCCGGTAATGAAGTCTTGTTTTAGGATTCTTGTTGGAGGGTGGATGGCTATGGCCATTACATTTGGACTGACTAAGTGGATAGGCTCTACTGGACTATAG
- the LOC122595027 gene encoding vacuolar iron transporter homolog 4-like, whose protein sequence is MAAQNDVPIPIPENKAVVVEQEDLDYSKRGQWLRAAVLGANDGLVSVASLMMGVGAVKHDVKAMILTGFAGLVAGACSMAIGEFVSVSSQLDVEVSQMKRTRESEEEDDQEQLPNPMQAAAASAVAFIFGAMVPLLAASFIVDHKVRLGVVVAAVTVALLSFGWIGAFLGKTPVVKSCFRVLVGGWMAMAITFGLTKLMGSSGL, encoded by the coding sequence ATGGCTGCACAGAATGATGTCCCTATTCCAATTCCTGAAAACAAAGCTGTAGTCGTTGAACAAGAAGATTTAGACTACTCGAAAAGAGGACAGTGGCTTCGTGCAGCTGTCTTAGGAGCCAATGATGGTTTGGTTTCCGTTGCCTCTTTAATGATGGGCGTTGGAGCTGTGAAACACGACGTCAAAGCCATGATTCTTACGGGTTTTGCTGGTTTAGTTGCAGGTGCATGCAGCATGGCAATAGGTGAATTTGTATCGGTGTCTTCTCAGCTTGACGTAGAGGTATCTCAAATGAAAAGAACCCGAGAAAGTGAGGAGGAGGATGATCAAGAACAGCTGCCAAACCCCATGCAGGCGGCTGCAGCCTCAGCGGTTGCATTTATATTTGGAGCTATGGTGCCTTTACTTGCTGCGTCTTTCATCGTGGACCATAAGGTCAGGTTGGGTGTGGTAGTGGCTGCAGTAACCGTTGCGCTTTTGAGTTTCGGTTGGATTGGAGCGTTTTTAGGGAAGACTCCTGTGGTTAAGTCTTGTTTTAGAGTTCTGGTTGGAGGGTGGATGGCTATGGCTATTACTTTCGGGTTGACCAAGTTGATGGGCTCTAGCGGTCTCTAA
- the LOC122595026 gene encoding vacuolar iron transporter homolog 4-like, whose amino-acid sequence MAAQNDVSVAVYGDKSEQNHTQVSIEEEFDYTQRGQWLRAAILGATDGLVSVSSLMMGVGAVKQDVRAMILTGFAGLVAGACSMAIGEFVSVHSQRDVEVAQIKRDNRIAGAIDDGEKEVLPNPIQAALASAVAFMLGAIVPLLAASFIMDHNIRLGVVVATVSLALVVFGWAGAVLGGSPVVKSCFRIVVGGWMAMAITFGLTKWIGSTGV is encoded by the coding sequence ATGGCTGCACAAAATGATGTATCCGTTGCTGTTTATGGTGACAAATCTGAACAAAACCACACCCAAGTATCTATAGAGGAAGAGTTTGACTACACACAAAGGGGACAGTGGCTGCGCGCTGCTATTCTGGGAGCCACTGATGGTTTAGTTTCCGTTTCATCTCTGATGATGGGTGTTGGAGCTGTAAAACAAGATGTTAGAGCCATGATTCTTACAGGCTTTGCTGGTTTAGTTGCTGGTGCATGCAGcatggcaattggtgaatttgTTTCGGTCCACTCCCAAAGAGATGTTGAGGTGGCTCAGATAAAGAGAGATAACAGAATTGCGGGAGCCATTGATGACGGTGAGAAGGAAGTACTGCCAAATCCTATTCAGGCGGCTCTAGCATCAGCAGTTGCATTTATGTTGGGTGCCATTGTGCCTTTACTTGCTGCTTCTTTTATAATGGACCACAACATTAGGCTGGGTGTTGTGGTAGCCACAGTGAGCTTGGCACTTGTGGTTTTTGGTTGGGCTGGAGCTGTTTTAGGCGGGAGTCCAGTGGTGAAGTCCTGTTTTAGGATTGTAGTCGGAGGGTGGATGGCGATGGCTATTACTTTTGGACTGACCAAGTGGATAGGCTCTACTGGAGTGTAG
- the LOC122595020 gene encoding peroxidase 43-like, whose protein sequence is MNNMLITMLAMIISCYKIVGISEARLRVGFYSQTCPNAESIVGGFVRDAARFNPQIPAFLLRLHFHDCFVQGCDGSILIDNGPTSEKQAFGHQGVKGFDVIENAKAQLEFVCPGVVSCADIVAIAARDAVAFSLGPVYEVETGRRDGFVSNISLANKMPDFRDSIQLLKQKFFDKGLNDKDLVVLSGAHTIGTTACFFLMDRLYNFVPGGGPDPSIDPDFLTQLAENCPPNGDVNFRVPIDNDSSDTFDDRILENIRNGFAVLQSDAKLMDDPFTQQILDSYFGFSNQSVQPSFEADFVKSMVKMGRIGVKTSSKRGEIRRVCNTFN, encoded by the exons ATGAATAACATGCTTATAACAATGTTAGCCATGATTATATCATGTTATAAAATAGTTGGAATTTCGGAAGCTCGTCTAAGAGTAGGGTTCTATAGCCAAACATGCCCAAATGCCGAATCTATTGTTGGTGGTTTCGTAAGGGATGCAGCTCGGTTTAACCCACAGATTCCTGCTTTCTTGCTTAGACTTCATTTCCATGATTGCTTTGTGCAg GGTTGTGATGGGTCAATTTTGATAGATAATGGGCCGACTTCAGAGAAACAAGCATTTGGGCATCAAGGGGTTAAGGGGTTTGATGTGATAGAAAATGCAAAAGCGCAATTGGAGTTTGTATGTCCTGGTGTTGTGTCTTGTGCTGATATAGTTGCCATTGCAGCTAGAGATGCTGTTGCTTTT AGTTTGGGTCCGGTTTATGAAGTTGAAACTGGTAGAAGAGATGGATTTGTTTCAAACATTTCATTGGCTAACAAGATGCCTGATTTTAGAGACTCAATTCAGCTTTTGAAACAGAAGTTCTTTGACAAAGGTCTTAATGATAAAGACCTTGTGGTTCTAAGTG GTGCACATACTATCGGTACTACTGCGTGTTTTTTCCTTATGGACCGGCtctacaactttgtacctggtGGGGGTCCAGACCCGAGTATAGATCCTGATTTTTTAACACAACTGGCTGAAAATTGCCCTCCTAATGGAGATGTAAATTTCAGAGTACCGATTGATAATGATAGTAGCGATACTTTTGATGATCGGATACTAGAAAACATTAGGAACGGCTTTGCAGTGCTACAGTCGGATGCAAAGCTCATGGATGATCCATTCACTCAACAAATTCTTGACTCCTATTTTGGGTTCTCAAACCAATCAGTTCAACCATCTTTCGAAGCAGATTTCGTCAAGTCTATGGTGAAAATGGGTCGCATTGGAGTTAAGACAAGTTCCAAAAGAGGAGAAATCAGACGTGTGTGTAACACGTTTAATTGA